In one window of Erythrolamprus reginae isolate rEryReg1 chromosome 1, rEryReg1.hap1, whole genome shotgun sequence DNA:
- the LOC139167876 gene encoding C-X-C chemokine receptor type 1-like — MEGYEVNVEDWMFSGTSDNYSDFPNVTLDYLGTLTEACEEHHISSTMKYIVAFIYTLVCILSLLGNSLVILVVSYSKGNRSATDVYLLNLAIADLLFAVTLPIWAVSRVHEWIFGTFMCKIASVLKEANFYSGVLLLAFISLDRYLAIVYATRAATQKRRSVKFVCIAIWILAFLFSLPVIRFREVFELPNSSSRVCYDNISGNQTTKWRVVLRILPQVFGFLLPLIIMMICYGITVHRLYQTKNKQKKKAMKVILAVVLVFVICWLPYNIALLCDTLLRLDYITDRCSVRNKINDALLATEILGVAHSCINPIIYAFIGQKFRNNFLKIMVSRGMISKEILIRYRKGSTFSSSSGNS; from the coding sequence ATGGAAGGATATGAAGTCAATGTGGAGGATTGGATGTTTTCAGGCACCTCAGATAACTACAGCGACTTCCCAAATGTTACTTTAGATTACCTAGGTACACTTACAGAAGCTTGCGAAGAACACCACATATCAAGTACAATGAAATACATTGTAGCATTTATCTATACACTGGTTTGCATTTTGAGCCTGCTGGGCAACTCCTTGGTGATTCTAGTGGTGAGCTACAGCAAAGGAAACCGTTCTGCTACAGATGTTTATCTCCTGAACCTGGCAATCGCTGACCTACTCTTTGCAGTCACCTTGCCCATCTGGGCTGTATCTCGAGTTCATGAGTGGATCTTTGGCACTTTCATGTGCAAAATTGCCTCAGTCCTGAAGGAAGCCAACTTCTACAGTGGTGTCCTCCTATTGGCCTTTATCAGTCTTGATCGTTATTTGGCAATAGTTTATGCTACTCGGGCAGCCACTCAGAAGAGGCGCTCGGTCAAATTTGTCTGCATCGCCATCTGGATATTGGCCTTCCTCTTCTCACTTCCTGTGATCCGCTTCAGGGAAGTTTTTGAACTCCCAAATTCCTCTAGCAGGGTTTGTTATGATAACATTAGTGGGAATCAGACAACAAAATGGAGGGTAGTATTGAGAATTTTACCTCAGGTGTTTGGTTTTCTCCTCCCCTTGATTATCATGATGATTTGCTACGGAATAACAGTGCACAGACTCTACCAGACAAAAAACAAGCAAAAGAAGAAGGCAATGAAAGTAATCTTGGCCGTAGTGCTGGTCTTTGTGATCTGTTGGCTGCCCTACAACATCGCCCTGCTTTGTGATACTTTGTTGAGGCTTGACTATATAACCGATAGGTGCTCTGTTCGAAATAAAATTAATGACGCTTTGTTAGCTACTGAGATTTTGGGAGTTGCTCACAGCTGTATCAACCCCATCATATATGCTTTTATAGGTCAGAAATTCCGGAACAACTTCCTCAAGATCATGGTCTCACGAGGTATGATCAGCAAAGAAATCCTGATTCGATATAGGAAGGGATCCACCTTTTCAAGTTCCTCTGGTAATAGTTGA